In one window of Frigoriglobus tundricola DNA:
- a CDS encoding Gfo/Idh/MocA family protein: MSQKRVRVAIVGLGFGAEFIPIYQAHPDAEMYAVCRRNRAELDAAGEKFGIPPERRFTDYEAMLKDPNIDAVHINSPIPDHGPQTIAALKAGKHVACTVPMATSKEQIGEIVELQRKVGKVYMMMETVVYAREYLFAKDLYDRGVLGRIQFLRGSHQQDMDGWPGYWPGLPPMWYATHCVSPCLAILSDPAKGTCALAESVVCHGSGRIREEYVPIYGSPFAVETATFKIAGSDVCAEVTRSLFDTARQYRESFDVTASNVSFEWQQLEGEEPVLHMRGLPEHQIPRRVKVPDFAGRLPDPIRKFTGAIHDATHLSFVQGGGHGGSHPHLAHNFLMAVLGKQPAFPDAPTSANWTLVGICAHESALSGERVQIPKW; encoded by the coding sequence ATGAGTCAGAAGCGCGTCCGCGTCGCCATCGTCGGTCTCGGGTTCGGGGCCGAGTTCATCCCCATCTACCAGGCGCACCCGGACGCCGAGATGTACGCCGTCTGCCGCCGGAACCGCGCCGAACTCGACGCGGCCGGCGAGAAGTTCGGCATCCCCCCGGAGCGCCGGTTCACCGACTACGAGGCGATGCTCAAGGACCCGAACATCGACGCCGTTCACATCAACAGCCCCATCCCCGACCACGGCCCCCAGACCATCGCCGCGCTCAAGGCCGGCAAGCACGTCGCCTGCACGGTGCCGATGGCGACCAGCAAGGAGCAGATCGGGGAGATCGTCGAGCTCCAGCGGAAGGTCGGGAAGGTGTACATGATGATGGAAACCGTCGTGTACGCCCGCGAGTACCTGTTCGCCAAGGACCTGTACGACCGCGGCGTGCTGGGGCGCATCCAGTTCCTCCGCGGCAGCCACCAACAGGACATGGACGGCTGGCCGGGCTACTGGCCGGGCCTGCCCCCGATGTGGTACGCGACCCACTGCGTCAGCCCGTGCCTCGCGATCCTCTCCGACCCCGCCAAGGGGACGTGCGCGCTCGCGGAGAGCGTCGTGTGCCACGGCTCGGGCCGCATCCGCGAGGAGTACGTCCCGATTTACGGGTCGCCGTTCGCCGTCGAGACCGCGACGTTCAAGATCGCCGGGTCGGACGTGTGCGCCGAAGTCACCCGGAGCCTGTTCGACACCGCGCGGCAGTACCGCGAGAGCTTCGACGTGACCGCCAGCAACGTGAGCTTCGAGTGGCAGCAGCTGGAGGGGGAGGAGCCGGTACTGCACATGCGCGGGCTGCCCGAGCACCAGATCCCGCGGCGCGTGAAGGTGCCGGACTTCGCCGGGCGCCTGCCGGACCCGATCCGCAAGTTCACCGGCGCGATCCACGACGCCACGCACCTGAGTTTCGTCCAGGGCGGCGGGCACGGCGGCAGCCACCCGCACCTGGCGCACAACTTCCTGATGGCGGTGCTGGGCAAGCAGCCGGCGTTCCCGGACGCGCCGACCAGCGCGAACTGGACGCTGGTCGGCATCTGCGCCCACGAGAGCGCGCTGAGCGGTGAGCGGGTGCAGATCCCGAAGTGGTAA
- a CDS encoding alpha-ketoglutarate-dependent dioxygenase AlkB family protein, giving the protein MPRHRFDHVPGLFFDPQYRTAEQCSHLVRRSLELYDRLESATGGGPLEQAHIPQPAYVRSEKHNLPSEEHFARVALTESNGRGIRCEYFPRYGEDGHALAYFQRNANLPDFAADDLVPGVRELVEREGFAPPDQELTWKLTMNFYKRVGGRIAGFPFHVDIPANGVVTMILNVHREALFQIAKGDVRADIVLPVGALLLLSGESRYEWKHRVLPTDAPAGGSDHAVERVSLVLGFQ; this is encoded by the coding sequence ATGCCCCGTCACCGGTTCGACCACGTTCCCGGTCTGTTTTTCGATCCCCAGTACCGCACCGCCGAGCAGTGTTCACACCTCGTTCGGCGCTCCCTCGAACTGTACGACCGGCTCGAATCGGCCACCGGCGGCGGCCCGCTGGAGCAGGCCCACATCCCGCAGCCCGCGTATGTACGAAGCGAAAAGCACAATCTTCCGAGCGAAGAACACTTCGCCCGCGTCGCACTCACCGAATCGAACGGGCGCGGCATCCGGTGCGAGTACTTCCCGCGGTACGGCGAGGACGGGCACGCGCTCGCGTACTTCCAGCGGAACGCGAACCTCCCCGACTTCGCGGCCGATGATCTGGTTCCCGGGGTGCGTGAACTGGTCGAGCGCGAAGGGTTCGCGCCGCCCGACCAGGAGCTGACGTGGAAGCTCACGATGAACTTCTACAAGCGGGTGGGCGGCCGGATCGCGGGCTTCCCATTCCACGTCGACATCCCGGCGAACGGCGTCGTCACGATGATTCTCAACGTGCATCGGGAGGCGCTGTTTCAGATCGCGAAGGGCGACGTGCGCGCCGACATTGTCCTGCCCGTGGGCGCGCTGCTCCTGCTCAGCGGTGAGAGCCGCTACGAGTGGAAGCACCGCGTCCTCCCCACGGACGCGCCCGCGGGCGGAAGCGATCACGCGGTCGAGCGCGTGTCGCTGGTGCTGGGCTTTCAGTAA
- a CDS encoding glycoside hydrolase family protein has protein sequence MSTRRGLSGGACVVALAVGFGVGPTTAQPEAPKQRPAATPWGVSSSASAFRDHAKWFPRVAEAGVTSVRLFPEWNGFESTTGKWTWTNGDSLVKSAADNKMEITAILMGSPPGAKASHAFPMDNLAGWSDYVAAVVGRYGKHVRYWEVWNEGNGGFNDGKHTTTDYAKLAVATYAAVKKAAPTARVGLSVASYDAPYLYQAVLAMAKAGKPNSFDYLCVHPYEIADGLAEPDGEVPFLWMSRLLRDALKVSAPERADAEIWITEVGHRIEKRNHHVVTESDAAKALAKIYTMAIAQGIARTQWFEARDPVGEDQGFGLLSRDGTARPSYKTLKTLTTLLGPTPAYHGWLALGKGGRGYGFVFQGKAGPVLAAWMPAGLKDATLTFPTDVETTDSVTGAVTRFTAGQPLELTDTPRLITGLPAAVVKEAKANAGKNFPWGGDYSAAKTVSCQPGSPDVNSGIAQVHRGNPSVKFADGTTGILVEGDISHPVSFYVHPSFAKLLTKEYYVRATVRRVAAGNVGMNLLYEVADSQGRSPYANTGKWGGTTKDDGWQTISWHVTDACFSKMWGNDFTLRPEQSVPFVIGKVEVSIEPFK, from the coding sequence ATGTCCACGAGACGGGGTCTGTCCGGCGGCGCGTGCGTGGTGGCGCTCGCGGTCGGGTTCGGGGTCGGTCCGACCACGGCGCAACCCGAGGCGCCCAAACAGCGCCCCGCCGCGACGCCCTGGGGCGTCAGTTCGTCCGCGAGTGCGTTCCGCGACCACGCCAAGTGGTTCCCGAGGGTGGCCGAAGCCGGCGTCACCTCGGTCCGGCTGTTCCCGGAATGGAACGGGTTCGAATCGACCACCGGGAAGTGGACGTGGACCAACGGCGACTCCCTCGTGAAATCCGCCGCCGACAACAAAATGGAGATCACCGCGATCCTGATGGGCTCGCCGCCGGGGGCGAAGGCCAGTCACGCGTTCCCGATGGACAACCTCGCCGGCTGGTCCGACTACGTTGCGGCGGTCGTCGGCCGGTACGGCAAACACGTCCGGTACTGGGAAGTGTGGAACGAGGGTAACGGCGGCTTCAACGACGGCAAGCACACCACCACCGATTACGCGAAACTCGCCGTCGCGACCTACGCCGCCGTGAAAAAGGCCGCCCCGACCGCCAGGGTGGGGTTGAGCGTCGCCAGCTACGACGCCCCGTACCTCTATCAAGCCGTGCTCGCGATGGCGAAGGCGGGCAAGCCGAACAGCTTCGATTACCTCTGCGTTCACCCCTACGAGATCGCGGACGGCCTCGCCGAGCCCGACGGCGAGGTCCCGTTCCTCTGGATGAGCCGCTTGCTCCGCGACGCGCTGAAAGTCAGCGCCCCGGAGCGCGCCGACGCGGAAATCTGGATCACGGAAGTCGGCCACCGGATCGAAAAGCGAAACCACCACGTCGTCACCGAGTCGGACGCCGCAAAGGCTCTCGCCAAGATCTACACGATGGCCATCGCCCAGGGCATCGCCCGCACGCAGTGGTTCGAGGCCCGCGACCCGGTCGGCGAGGACCAGGGCTTCGGCCTCCTGAGTCGCGACGGAACGGCCCGACCGTCGTACAAGACGCTGAAAACGCTCACGACGCTCCTCGGCCCGACGCCGGCTTATCATGGCTGGTTGGCGCTCGGCAAGGGTGGTCGCGGTTACGGGTTCGTCTTCCAAGGAAAGGCCGGTCCGGTGCTGGCCGCGTGGATGCCCGCGGGGTTGAAGGACGCAACGCTCACGTTCCCGACGGACGTCGAAACAACGGACTCCGTGACCGGGGCCGTCACGAGGTTCACCGCCGGTCAGCCGCTAGAACTGACCGATACGCCGCGCCTCATCACGGGGCTGCCGGCGGCCGTGGTGAAGGAAGCGAAGGCGAACGCGGGCAAGAACTTCCCGTGGGGCGGCGACTATTCGGCCGCGAAAACGGTCAGTTGCCAACCCGGATCACCCGATGTGAACAGCGGGATCGCACAGGTTCACCGCGGCAACCCCTCCGTGAAGTTTGCCGACGGCACGACGGGCATCCTCGTGGAAGGCGATATTTCCCATCCGGTGAGCTTTTACGTTCACCCGTCGTTCGCGAAGTTGCTGACGAAGGAGTATTACGTTCGCGCCACGGTGCGCCGGGTGGCGGCCGGGAACGTCGGCATGAACCTGCTCTACGAGGTCGCGGACAGCCAGGGCCGCTCGCCCTACGCGAACACCGGGAAATGGGGCGGGACGACGAAGGACGACGGCTGGCAAACGATTTCGTGGCACGTCACCGACGCGTGCTTCTCGAAGATGTGGGGCAACGATTTCACGCTGCGCCCGGAGCAGTCGGTGCCGTTCGTGATCGGCAAGGTCGAGGTGAGTATAGAGCCGTTCAAGTAA
- a CDS encoding arginyltransferase, with the protein MHSLFVFNTPPSPCSYLPHETASLNYEIVGQLTAPEYQTRLLVGWRRFGYALFRPTCPACTKCESVRVPVATFRPDRSQRRCLAANADEVRLVIGEPDVTAEKLELYDRFHAFQAEHVGWPSHGPKDAAGYAESFVDNPFDTQEWCYYLGDRLVGVGYVDRLPAGLSAIYFFHDPDERQRSLGTYNVLSVLRGAAAWELPHVYLGYYVAGCRSLEYKTRFRPIEVLGAGGAWRIME; encoded by the coding sequence ATGCACTCCCTGTTCGTCTTCAACACGCCGCCGTCGCCGTGCAGCTACCTGCCGCACGAAACGGCGTCGCTCAATTACGAAATCGTCGGGCAACTGACCGCGCCGGAATACCAGACGCGGCTGCTCGTCGGGTGGCGGCGGTTCGGGTACGCGCTGTTCCGGCCGACGTGCCCGGCGTGTACCAAGTGCGAGTCGGTGCGGGTGCCGGTGGCGACGTTCCGGCCGGACCGCTCGCAGCGCCGGTGCCTCGCGGCCAACGCGGACGAGGTGCGCCTGGTCATCGGCGAACCGGACGTGACCGCAGAAAAGCTCGAGCTGTACGACCGGTTCCACGCGTTCCAGGCCGAACACGTCGGCTGGCCCTCGCACGGGCCGAAGGACGCGGCGGGCTACGCGGAATCGTTCGTGGACAACCCGTTCGACACGCAGGAGTGGTGCTACTACCTGGGCGACAGACTGGTCGGCGTGGGGTACGTCGATCGGCTCCCGGCGGGGCTGTCCGCGATCTACTTCTTCCACGACCCCGACGAGCGCCAACGGTCCCTCGGGACGTACAACGTGCTGTCGGTGCTGCGCGGGGCGGCGGCGTGGGAGCTGCCGCACGTGTACCTGGGGTACTACGTCGCGGGGTGCCGGTCGCTGGAATACAAGACCCGCTTCCGCCCGATTGAAGTGCTGGGGGCGGGCGGGGCGTGGCGGATCATGGAGTGA
- a CDS encoding menaquinone biosynthesis family protein, translated as MTATTAQQVIRVGHSPDPDDAFMFHALANDKIPTGNLKFVHELQDIETLNRRALNGELEVTAVSIHAYSFLLDKYALLPTGCSMGDKYGPMVVSRKPLTVDDLPGVKIAVPGTLTTAFLTLKLLFESIGAADKLTYGVIPFDEIIPAVASGQFDAGLIIHEGQLTFQNQGLHLVRDLGVWWQERTGLPLPLGGNVVRKDLGAETMKDVSRLIRQSIQYALDHRREALDYALKYARDMDVGLADQFVGMYVNDWTLDYGDRGRAAIRKLLGEAHRAGIIPNPVAVEFVE; from the coding sequence ATGACTGCGACTACGGCACAGCAGGTGATCCGCGTCGGGCACAGCCCGGACCCGGACGACGCGTTCATGTTCCACGCGCTCGCCAACGACAAGATCCCCACTGGCAACCTGAAGTTCGTTCACGAACTCCAGGACATTGAGACGCTCAACCGCCGGGCGCTCAACGGCGAACTCGAAGTCACCGCCGTCAGCATCCACGCGTACAGCTTCCTGCTCGACAAGTACGCGCTGCTGCCGACCGGGTGCAGCATGGGCGACAAGTACGGGCCGATGGTCGTGTCGCGGAAGCCGCTCACGGTGGACGACCTGCCCGGCGTGAAGATCGCGGTGCCGGGCACGCTCACCACCGCGTTCCTCACGTTGAAGCTGCTGTTCGAGTCCATCGGGGCGGCGGACAAGCTCACGTACGGCGTGATCCCGTTCGACGAGATCATCCCGGCGGTCGCGTCGGGCCAATTCGACGCGGGGCTGATCATCCACGAGGGGCAGCTCACGTTCCAGAACCAGGGGCTGCACCTCGTCCGCGACCTCGGCGTGTGGTGGCAGGAGCGGACCGGCCTGCCGCTCCCCCTGGGCGGGAACGTGGTCCGCAAGGACCTCGGCGCCGAGACGATGAAAGACGTGAGCCGGCTCATCCGGCAGAGCATCCAGTACGCCCTGGACCACCGCCGCGAGGCGCTCGACTACGCCCTCAAGTACGCCCGCGACATGGACGTGGGGCTCGCGGACCAGTTCGTCGGCATGTACGTGAACGACTGGACGCTCGACTACGGCGACCGCGGCCGGGCGGCGATCCGCAAGTTGCTCGGCGAGGCGCACCGCGCCGGCATCATCCCGAACCCGGTCGCGGTGGAATTCGTGGAGTGA
- a CDS encoding amino acid ABC transporter ATP-binding protein: protein MIRATNIVKYHGTVRILDGASVAFPKGQVAALVGPSGGGKSTLLRCINGLETFQEGEVAVDSLTLTGGQAPRRATLVQLRRTVGMVFQQFNLFPHMTVLKNVMSGPVHALGKTRDEAEATAKKWLDRVGLAEKHDAKPGQLSGGQQQRVAIARALAVNPAAILFDEPTSALDPRMSGEVMRVIDDLADDQTLQVAMVIVTHDIPAVKRIADVVHLLNRGQVVYSGPAAEAFAPGGPAAALD, encoded by the coding sequence ATGATTCGCGCCACCAACATCGTGAAATACCACGGCACCGTCCGGATACTGGACGGCGCTTCGGTCGCGTTCCCCAAGGGGCAGGTGGCCGCGCTCGTCGGGCCGTCCGGGGGCGGGAAGAGTACCCTGCTCCGGTGCATCAACGGGCTGGAAACGTTCCAGGAGGGCGAGGTCGCGGTCGATTCGCTCACGCTCACCGGCGGGCAGGCGCCGCGGCGCGCCACACTGGTGCAACTCCGCCGCACCGTCGGCATGGTGTTCCAGCAGTTCAACCTGTTCCCGCACATGACGGTGCTGAAGAACGTCATGAGCGGGCCGGTCCACGCGCTCGGCAAGACCCGCGACGAGGCCGAGGCGACCGCGAAGAAGTGGCTGGACCGCGTCGGGCTGGCCGAGAAGCACGACGCGAAGCCGGGCCAGCTTTCCGGCGGCCAGCAGCAGCGTGTTGCCATCGCCCGGGCGCTCGCGGTTAACCCCGCGGCGATCCTCTTCGACGAACCGACCAGCGCCCTCGACCCGCGCATGTCCGGCGAGGTGATGCGGGTGATCGACGACCTGGCCGACGACCAGACGTTGCAGGTCGCGATGGTCATCGTCACGCACGACATCCCGGCCGTGAAGCGGATCGCCGACGTGGTCCACCTGCTCAACAGGGGTCAGGTGGTCTACTCCGGCCCGGCGGCGGAAGCGTTCGCCCCCGGCGGCCCGGCCGCCGCGCTCGATTGA
- a CDS encoding ABC transporter substrate-binding protein/permease (The N-terminal region of this protein, as described by TIGR01726, is a three transmembrane segment that identifies a subfamily of ABC transporter permease subunits, which specificities that include histidine, arginine, glutamine, glutamate, L-cystine (sic), the opines (in Agrobacterium) octopine and nopaline, etc.): MNVRWLLAAAAALALAPPAPAQEKQTLRWGTDPTGGAPYVYKNEKSQYVGFEVEFAEYLAKELGRTSEMVSGDWDKLPLLLAKREEDGIDIVLNGYELTKDLEKNYPSTIPYYVYRLALLVQKDSADVITGWSDLNRMRVEGDKKRKTSVGVLNGSAAHKYMKSKRFGDKIELAISQDVASVITLVEQKRLDATVQDTPAAVYYLKHGNGLRLVDEPRKPGFYVILTRPQDQELREQLNAAIKKGIKDGTLKKICDKYGLWNEDQERLLYWSDQPWPPPFPPEDEDADETPADKGTADWVQMVGELVRAAGMTLFLAVTSFPIAMVLGMCVALGRVYGPALVRFPLGLYVEFLRGTPLLLQLYFVYYLLPQMVPGFNFTPIQAGILGLAINYSAYEAENYRAGLLAVPRGQMEAALALGMNPLTALRVVIVPQAVRVVIPPVTSDFIALFKDTSVCSVILITELTRKYNELYNFNRDYIIQLAFVTAGLYLVMSYPLAIVARVLEKRLDSGGGARR, encoded by the coding sequence GTGAACGTCCGCTGGTTACTCGCCGCCGCCGCCGCTCTGGCACTGGCGCCGCCGGCCCCCGCGCAGGAAAAACAGACCCTGCGGTGGGGCACCGACCCGACCGGCGGCGCGCCCTATGTGTACAAGAACGAGAAGAGCCAGTACGTCGGGTTCGAGGTGGAATTCGCCGAGTACCTCGCAAAGGAACTGGGCCGGACCAGCGAAATGGTCAGCGGCGACTGGGACAAATTACCCCTCCTGCTTGCCAAGCGGGAGGAGGACGGCATCGACATCGTCTTGAACGGCTACGAACTGACCAAAGATCTGGAGAAGAACTACCCCTCGACGATCCCCTACTACGTGTACCGCCTCGCCCTCCTCGTTCAGAAGGACAGCGCCGACGTCATCACGGGCTGGAGCGACCTGAACCGGATGCGGGTGGAGGGCGACAAGAAGCGGAAGACCTCCGTCGGCGTGCTCAACGGTTCGGCGGCTCACAAGTACATGAAGAGCAAGCGGTTCGGGGACAAGATCGAGCTGGCGATCAGCCAGGACGTCGCTTCCGTTATCACCCTCGTGGAGCAGAAGCGGCTCGACGCGACCGTTCAGGACACCCCCGCGGCCGTGTACTACCTCAAGCACGGGAACGGGCTCCGACTCGTGGACGAACCGCGAAAGCCGGGGTTCTACGTCATCCTCACGCGGCCCCAGGACCAGGAGTTACGGGAGCAACTGAACGCGGCGATCAAGAAGGGCATCAAGGACGGCACGCTGAAGAAGATTTGCGACAAGTACGGGCTGTGGAACGAGGACCAGGAGCGCCTGCTGTACTGGAGCGACCAGCCGTGGCCGCCGCCGTTCCCGCCGGAGGACGAAGACGCGGACGAGACGCCGGCGGACAAGGGAACGGCCGACTGGGTGCAGATGGTCGGCGAACTGGTGCGGGCCGCCGGGATGACGCTGTTCCTCGCGGTCACGTCGTTCCCGATCGCAATGGTTCTCGGCATGTGCGTCGCGCTCGGCCGCGTGTACGGCCCGGCACTCGTGCGGTTCCCGCTCGGGCTGTACGTCGAGTTCCTTCGCGGCACGCCGCTGTTGCTGCAACTCTATTTCGTGTACTACTTGCTGCCGCAGATGGTCCCCGGATTCAACTTCACTCCGATTCAAGCGGGGATTCTCGGACTGGCGATCAACTACTCGGCTTACGAAGCGGAGAACTACCGCGCCGGGCTGCTCGCGGTCCCGCGCGGGCAGATGGAGGCGGCCCTCGCGCTCGGTATGAACCCGCTCACGGCGCTCCGCGTGGTGATCGTGCCGCAGGCCGTGCGCGTCGTGATCCCGCCCGTCACCAGTGACTTCATCGCGCTGTTCAAGGACACGTCCGTGTGTTCCGTCATCCTCATTACGGAACTGACGCGGAAATATAACGAACTGTACAACTTCAACCGCGACTACATCATTCAGCTCGCGTTCGTCACCGCCGGGCTTTACCTCGTGATGAGCTACCCGCTGGCGATCGTGGCCCGCGTACTGGAGAAGCGGCTGGACAGTGGTGGAGGTGCCCGCCGATGA